A single window of Blochmannia endosymbiont of Camponotus nipponensis DNA harbors:
- a CDS encoding valine--tRNA ligase, translating into MEKTYNPKNIEEPIYKFWEQGNYFDPHDEDISRENYCIMMPPPNITGQLHLGHAFQQTIMDILIRYQRMLGKNTLWQTGTDHAGIAAQLLVEHKIYNDTGKNKHDYTNEELIKKIWIWKNQSEKFINYQMKRLGNSVCWKKARFTMDSEMSYAVKEAFIRLYENNLIYRGKRLVNWDYKLQTAISDLEVVNKPMKGSMWYLYYKLDHSTNIITNSKHLIVATTRPETILGDTAVAVHPEDPRYKNLIGQYVIVPITNRRIPIIFDKDIDMFKGTGCAKITPAHDFHDYTIAKKHKLPMINILSLDRKILKKPEVFDSYGQPNNTLHCDIPQIFQDLDGDHARKKIISECNTLRLLHNIESKNLIIPCSDRTGAIIEPMLTNQWYLRAQNLAQQAIHTVQLDIINFVPKQYKNMYFSWMNNVQDWCISRQILWGHKIPAWYDNNKKIYVGHCEKDIRTQNKLDNNIILHKDNDVLDTWFSSSLWTFAGLGWPKDTNLLNIFHPTDVVISGFDIIFFWIARMIMLTMYFIKNKNGSAQIPFKTAYFTGLIRDELGQKMSKSKGNIIDPIDIIDGISIENLLKKRTKHMLQPQFAKKIIKYTKKQFPNGIKPYGTDALRFTLTALASSGRDIHWDMKRLAGYRNFCNKLWHASRFVLIHTKNKDCGIFTKEKSFSLADRWIITKFHQTVNTVHKKLEIYRFDKIANILHEFIWHQFCDWYIELTKPILFHGNILEIRGTRYTLITLLESLLRLAHPIIPFITEKIWQEVKVITENNGETIMLQPFPKYDASIIDTKSITDLEWIKHVIVAIRAIRVNMNIAYNTPLQAIFRNTPLEIKKRITENSKILCNIAQLESIDFISKNKIHHPKSITIPLDSTELLVHIPEKDSITQLK; encoded by the coding sequence GTGGAAAAAACATATAACCCTAAAAACATAGAAGAACCAATTTATAAATTTTGGGAGCAAGGAAACTACTTCGATCCCCATGATGAGGATATATCTCGAGAAAATTATTGCATCATGATGCCTCCACCCAATATTACAGGACAATTACATCTCGGGCACGCCTTTCAACAAACCATCATGGATATTTTAATTCGTTATCAAAGAATGCTCGGAAAAAACACATTATGGCAAACAGGCACAGATCATGCTGGCATTGCAGCACAACTGCTAGTAGAACATAAAATTTATAATGATACAGGTAAAAATAAACATGATTATACAAATGAAGAATTAATAAAAAAAATTTGGATATGGAAAAATCAATCTGAAAAATTTATTAATTACCAAATGAAACGATTAGGAAATTCAGTATGTTGGAAAAAAGCACGTTTCACCATGGATTCAGAAATGTCCTACGCGGTAAAAGAAGCGTTTATTCGTTTATATGAAAACAATTTAATTTACAGAGGAAAAAGACTAGTAAATTGGGATTATAAATTACAAACCGCTATTTCTGATTTAGAAGTTGTAAATAAACCGATGAAAGGTTCCATGTGGTATTTATATTATAAATTAGATCATTCTACTAATATTATAACCAATTCAAAACATTTAATTGTTGCAACAACACGCCCAGAAACTATATTAGGTGATACTGCCGTTGCAGTACACCCAGAAGATCCCCGCTACAAAAATTTAATAGGGCAATACGTTATAGTACCAATTACTAATAGACGTATTCCTATTATTTTTGACAAAGATATAGATATGTTTAAAGGAACCGGTTGTGCCAAGATCACCCCTGCTCATGATTTTCATGATTACACTATAGCCAAAAAACACAAGTTACCCATGATAAATATTTTATCACTTGATAGAAAAATTCTTAAAAAACCAGAAGTATTCGATAGTTACGGACAACCTAATAATACATTACACTGTGATATTCCCCAAATATTCCAAGATCTTGATGGTGATCATGCAAGAAAAAAAATAATTTCCGAATGCAACACGCTCAGGTTGCTGCATAATATAGAATCTAAGAATTTAATCATACCATGTAGTGATCGTACTGGTGCTATAATTGAACCCATGTTAACTAATCAATGGTATTTACGCGCTCAAAATTTAGCGCAACAAGCAATACATACAGTACAACTAGATATAATTAATTTTGTCCCAAAACAATATAAAAATATGTATTTTAGTTGGATGAATAATGTACAAGATTGGTGCATTTCCCGTCAAATTTTGTGGGGACATAAAATTCCTGCTTGGTATGATAACAATAAAAAAATATATGTAGGCCACTGTGAAAAAGATATCAGAACACAAAACAAATTAGATAATAACATAATATTACATAAAGATAACGATGTATTAGATACATGGTTTTCTTCAAGTCTTTGGACATTTGCTGGCTTAGGTTGGCCTAAAGATACCAATTTATTAAATATTTTTCATCCCACTGATGTTGTAATCAGTGGATTCGATATCATATTTTTTTGGATCGCCCGAATGATTATGTTGACCATGTATTTCATTAAAAACAAAAACGGATCAGCTCAAATTCCTTTTAAAACTGCATATTTTACTGGGCTCATACGTGATGAATTAGGACAAAAAATGTCTAAATCTAAAGGAAATATCATTGATCCAATAGATATAATAGATGGCATTTCAATAGAAAATTTATTAAAAAAACGCACAAAACACATGTTACAACCACAATTTGCTAAAAAAATTATAAAATACACTAAAAAACAATTTCCCAATGGGATCAAACCATATGGTACCGATGCTTTAAGATTCACTTTAACAGCATTAGCATCATCTGGGCGCGATATACACTGGGATATGAAAAGACTAGCAGGTTATCGTAATTTTTGTAATAAATTATGGCATGCTAGCCGCTTCGTTCTAATACATACTAAAAATAAAGATTGCGGTATATTCACCAAGGAAAAATCATTTTCTTTAGCAGATCGTTGGATTATTACAAAATTTCATCAAACAGTAAACACTGTTCATAAAAAACTTGAAATTTATCGTTTTGACAAAATAGCAAATATTTTACACGAATTTATTTGGCATCAGTTTTGTGATTGGTATATAGAGTTAACTAAACCAATACTTTTTCATGGAAATATATTAGAAATACGCGGTACTCGTTACACATTAATTACATTACTAGAATCATTACTACGATTAGCACATCCAATTATTCCTTTTATTACAGAAAAAATTTGGCAAGAAGTTAAAGTAATTACCGAAAATAATGGAGAAACTATCATGTTACAACCGTTTCCAAAATATGATGCATCCATAATTGACACTAAATCTATTACAGATTTAGAATGGATCAAACATGTGATAGTAGCGATCCGTGCTATTCGTGTAAATATGAATATAGCATACAACACGCCTTTACAAGCAATATTTAGAAACACTCCATTAGAAATTAAAAAACGTATTACAGAAAATTCTAAAATTTTGTGCAATATTGCTCAATTAGAAAGCATAGACTTTATATCAAAGAACAAAATACATCATCCGAAATCAATTACTATACCCTTAGATTCAACAGAACTATTAGTACATATACCAGAAAAAGACTCAATAACACAATTGAAGTAA
- the argF gene encoding ornithine carbamoyltransferase → MNQLYQRSFLRLIDFKSDEIKYLLKLSNHLKHQKNTHTEIQKLNRKNIILIFENHSTRTRCAFEVAAFDQGACVTCLTPNISQIGYKESIKDTAKILGRMYHGIQYRGYNQDTVTRFAQYSGVPVWNGLTTKFHPTQLLADLLTMKEQLPHKTFHQMKLAYVGDAKNNISNSLLEAAAIMGFDLRLVSPKIFWPTQELFINCQNLAQHNNGNIILTEDICNGVKDVDFLYTDVWVSMGENEKVWTQRISLLSPYQINHSMIQNTCNPNVKVLHCLPALHNNETTVGKKISRKYNLNNGLEITNDIFESQHSVVFDQAENRLHTIKALIMATLLPD, encoded by the coding sequence ATGAACCAATTATATCAACGATCTTTTCTACGATTAATAGATTTTAAATCGGACGAAATTAAATATCTATTAAAATTATCAAATCATTTAAAACATCAAAAAAATACACACACTGAAATCCAAAAATTAAATAGAAAAAATATCATACTCATTTTTGAAAACCATTCTACTAGAACAAGATGTGCCTTCGAAGTAGCAGCATTTGATCAGGGCGCGTGTGTCACCTGCCTAACTCCAAATATTAGTCAAATTGGATATAAAGAATCTATTAAAGATACTGCTAAAATATTAGGACGAATGTACCATGGTATTCAATATCGTGGCTATAATCAAGATACAGTGACTAGATTTGCACAATACTCTGGAGTACCAGTATGGAATGGACTTACCACAAAATTTCATCCAACACAATTACTTGCTGATCTCCTGACTATGAAGGAACAACTGCCCCATAAAACCTTTCATCAAATGAAACTAGCCTATGTAGGAGATGCAAAAAATAACATTAGCAATTCCTTATTAGAAGCTGCAGCAATAATGGGATTTGATTTACGACTAGTATCACCTAAGATATTTTGGCCGACACAGGAATTATTTATAAATTGCCAAAATCTTGCGCAACATAATAATGGAAATATTATACTTACCGAAGATATCTGCAATGGAGTAAAAGATGTAGATTTTTTGTACACTGATGTATGGGTATCTATGGGAGAAAATGAAAAAGTGTGGACACAACGTATTTCTTTATTATCTCCTTATCAAATAAATCATAGTATGATTCAAAATACCTGTAATCCAAATGTAAAAGTTTTACATTGTTTACCAGCATTACATAATAATGAAACTACTGTTGGTAAAAAAATATCAAGAAAATATAATCTAAATAATGGGTTAGAAATAACAAATGACATATTTGAATCTCAACATAGCGTAGTATTTGATCAAGCTGAAAACCGTTTGCATACTATTAAAGCGTTGATTATGGCAACACTACTACCTGATTGA
- a CDS encoding Rid family detoxifying hydrolase encodes MRRVIRTKTAPTPLGPYVQAIDTGNIIFVSGQIGICPDTNIISDSIYCQTYQSLQNIKNIIEITGLQINNIIKITLFIVNINDLSEINTSYKKFFNTHTNSSCENTIFPTRSCIEVSKLPKNAKIEIEATAMRFL; translated from the coding sequence ATGCGCCGTGTTATCAGAACAAAAACAGCTCCCACTCCTCTTGGACCTTATGTTCAAGCAATAGATACAGGAAATATAATATTTGTATCCGGGCAAATAGGAATTTGCCCGGATACAAATATTATATCTGATAGTATCTATTGTCAAACATACCAATCATTACAAAATATTAAAAACATTATAGAAATTACTGGCCTTCAAATAAATAATATCATTAAGATTACACTATTTATCGTTAATATTAACGATTTATCTGAAATAAATACTAGCTACAAGAAATTTTTCAATACACACACAAATTCTTCTTGTGAAAACACAATCTTTCCTACACGTTCCTGTATAGAAGTATCTAAATTACCAAAAAACGCCAAGATAGAAATTGAAGCCACCGCAATGCGTTTTTTATAA
- the gltP gene encoding glutamate/aspartate:proton symporter GltP: protein MKKFKITLAWKIFFALNLGIVLGIVLHNQTELKDWMIITFLSPAGEIFIRMIKMIVVPIVMATLVVGIAGIGDARKLGSIGLKTIIYFEVITTLAIILGVAFANLLHPGYGIDMSVLSKTDISMYEQTTSEIQSNLINTMLSLIPSNVINSMARGDMLPVIFFSVIFGLGLATLPEKKKTPLLDIFNSVADTMFEVTHIVMRYAPIGVFALISVTVATFGFSSLLPLTKLVLLVYGAIVFFALVVLGIVARICNLRIWKLICILKEELILSFSTASSETVLPRIIEKMEAYGAPSTITGFVVPTGYSFNLDGSTLYQSIAAIFIAQLYGIELSLSQEIILVLTLMITSKGIAGVPGVSFVVLLATLGSVGIPLEGLAFIAGVDRVLDMGRTALNVIGNALAVLVIAKWENQYDTKRALIYESEMLSNK from the coding sequence ATGAAAAAGTTTAAAATTACCCTTGCTTGGAAAATTTTTTTTGCTTTAAACTTGGGTATTGTGTTAGGAATTGTATTGCATAATCAAACAGAATTGAAAGATTGGATGATTATCACATTTCTTTCTCCAGCTGGAGAAATTTTTATCCGTATGATAAAAATGATTGTAGTTCCTATTGTAATGGCTACATTAGTAGTTGGTATTGCTGGGATTGGAGATGCTAGAAAGCTTGGAAGTATTGGTTTAAAAACTATTATTTATTTTGAGGTAATTACAACACTTGCTATAATACTTGGTGTTGCTTTCGCTAATTTGCTTCATCCAGGTTATGGAATCGATATGTCTGTGTTATCTAAAACGGATATTTCTATGTATGAGCAAACTACATCTGAAATACAGTCGAATTTAATAAATACTATGTTATCATTGATTCCTTCAAATGTTATTAATTCTATGGCTAGAGGAGATATGTTACCAGTTATTTTTTTCTCAGTAATTTTTGGGCTTGGATTGGCTACATTGCCAGAGAAAAAGAAGACCCCATTGTTAGATATTTTTAATTCCGTAGCGGATACTATGTTTGAAGTAACACATATAGTTATGCGGTATGCGCCTATAGGCGTTTTTGCTTTAATTTCAGTCACAGTTGCTACTTTTGGTTTTAGCTCTTTATTGCCTCTTACTAAACTTGTTTTATTGGTCTATGGTGCGATTGTGTTTTTTGCGTTAGTGGTATTAGGTATAGTGGCTCGTATATGTAATCTTAGAATTTGGAAATTAATTTGTATTTTAAAAGAGGAACTTATTTTGTCTTTTTCTACTGCTAGTTCAGAAACTGTATTACCTCGTATTATAGAAAAAATGGAAGCTTATGGAGCTCCATCGACTATTACTGGATTTGTAGTGCCTACTGGTTATTCTTTTAATTTAGATGGATCAACTTTATATCAGAGTATTGCTGCTATTTTTATTGCACAATTATATGGTATTGAGCTCTCTTTAAGTCAAGAAATCATTTTAGTATTGACTTTAATGATAACTTCTAAAGGTATTGCTGGAGTTCCTGGGGTTTCGTTTGTAGTATTATTGGCTACATTGGGTAGCGTTGGTATTCCATTAGAAGGATTAGCTTTCATAGCGGGAGTAGACAGGGTGTTAGATATGGGTCGTACAGCTTTAAATGTCATAGGCAATGCTTTAGCAGTGTTAGTAATTGCAAAATGGGAAAATCAATATGATACAAAACGAGCGTTGATATATGAATCAGAGATGTTATCTAATAAATAA
- a CDS encoding Na+/H+ antiporter codes for MEIFFTILILTLVVSISGVITRILPFQMPLPLMQIVLGALLAWPKFGLHVDFNPELFLLLFIPPLLFSDGWKTPMREFLRHGGEIVILALVLVIITVIGIGYLIHWMIPEMPLVASLALAAVLSPTDAVALSGIVGEGRIPKKLMDILQGEALMNDASGLVSLKFAISVAMGTMVFSVGGASIEFIKVSVGGLLAGTIITWGYSKSLRFITHWSGGDPATQTILLLLLPFAVYLVAEHIGVSGILSSVASGMTIGQSGIIRNAPLAMRLRGNSVWTMLEFVFNGMVFIMLGLQLPDILSTSISQAAMDPTIKTWMLFVYVILIYTALMILRFGWLWLMKNISLYCMVMRPMVFSEYSVREILIASFAGVRGAITLAGVLSIPLFLRDGSVFPFRYQLVFIATGVILFSLLCGVIVLPWLLQGIVVSDKLLQQKEERMARAIAAEVAIESLYKFEERLMYSQEENIDSQLISEVSARVIGNLRRRIDGNNDAHFMLTEELERRMRLNALRAERGEYYHLRAQQKISNATLTKLLRDLDFLEALLVEHE; via the coding sequence ATGGAGATTTTTTTTACAATTCTTATTCTTACTTTAGTGGTCTCCATTTCAGGAGTGATAACACGAATTTTGCCATTTCAAATGCCATTGCCTTTAATGCAAATTGTATTGGGAGCTTTATTAGCTTGGCCTAAATTTGGATTACATGTAGATTTTAATCCTGAGTTATTTTTATTGCTTTTTATTCCCCCGTTATTATTTTCTGATGGTTGGAAAACTCCAATGCGTGAGTTTTTACGTCATGGAGGGGAAATTGTTATATTAGCATTGGTATTAGTTATCATTACCGTGATTGGTATTGGATATTTAATTCATTGGATGATACCAGAAATGCCACTTGTAGCGTCCTTAGCATTAGCAGCGGTTTTATCTCCAACTGATGCAGTAGCTCTTTCAGGAATTGTAGGGGAGGGACGTATTCCTAAAAAGCTTATGGATATTCTTCAGGGAGAAGCTTTGATGAATGATGCATCAGGTTTGGTTTCTCTTAAATTTGCGATTTCAGTAGCCATGGGTACTATGGTATTTAGTGTAGGCGGAGCTTCCATAGAATTCATCAAAGTATCTGTGGGTGGTTTATTAGCCGGTACGATCATTACTTGGGGATATAGTAAATCGTTAAGATTTATCACTCATTGGAGCGGTGGTGATCCTGCTACTCAAACGATACTTCTTTTATTATTGCCTTTTGCTGTATATTTAGTTGCCGAACATATTGGTGTATCTGGAATATTATCTTCAGTTGCTTCAGGTATGACTATTGGTCAGTCTGGAATTATTCGAAACGCTCCATTAGCTATGCGGTTACGGGGAAACAGTGTGTGGACAATGCTAGAATTTGTATTTAATGGTATGGTATTTATTATGCTTGGGTTGCAATTGCCAGATATTTTATCCACTTCTATTTCGCAGGCAGCAATGGATCCAACTATTAAAACGTGGATGTTATTTGTATATGTAATTCTTATTTATACTGCGTTAATGATCCTTAGATTTGGATGGTTATGGTTAATGAAAAATATTAGTTTATATTGCATGGTTATGCGTCCAATGGTATTTAGTGAATACAGTGTACGGGAAATTTTAATTGCTTCTTTTGCTGGAGTGCGTGGTGCTATTACATTAGCGGGAGTGCTTTCAATACCACTTTTTTTAAGAGATGGATCGGTTTTTCCGTTTCGTTACCAATTAGTTTTTATCGCCACTGGTGTTATTTTATTTTCTTTGTTATGCGGTGTAATTGTTCTCCCATGGTTGTTACAAGGAATTGTAGTATCTGATAAATTGTTACAACAAAAAGAAGAACGTATGGCTCGTGCTATAGCAGCAGAAGTAGCTATTGAAAGTTTATATAAATTTGAAGAGCGGTTAATGTATAGTCAAGAAGAAAATATTGATAGTCAATTGATCAGTGAAGTAAGTGCGCGTGTTATAGGTAATTTGCGTCGTCGCATAGATGGCAACAATGATGCTCATTTTATGTTAACTGAAGAGTTGGAGAGACGGATGAGGTTAAATGCATTACGTGCTGAACGAGGAGAATATTATCATTTACGTGCACAACAAAAAATTAGTAACGCAACATTAACGAAATTGTTACGTGATCTAGATTTCCTAGAAGCTTTGTTAGTAGAACATGAGTAA
- the ssb gene encoding single-stranded DNA-binding protein, with protein MANRGINKVILIGYLGRAPEVRYMPSGNMVTNISVATTESWKDKQTNEFKEKTEWHRVVLFGRLAEIASEYLQKGSQVYIEGSLKSRKWQNQNGQDRYVTEIIVNIGGTMQMLGSRHVDESMPSVDNQNIINSGDETISDDSSNVNFDDEDIPF; from the coding sequence GTGGCAAATAGAGGGATTAATAAAGTTATTTTAATTGGTTATCTCGGACGAGCCCCAGAGGTTCGTTATATGCCTAGTGGTAATATGGTTACTAATATTTCAGTGGCTACTACTGAATCTTGGAAAGATAAACAAACTAATGAATTTAAAGAAAAGACTGAATGGCATCGTGTGGTATTGTTTGGAAGATTAGCAGAAATTGCTTCAGAATATCTTCAAAAAGGTTCTCAGGTATATATTGAAGGATCATTAAAAAGTAGAAAATGGCAAAATCAAAATGGACAAGATCGGTATGTTACTGAAATTATTGTGAATATTGGTGGGACAATGCAAATGTTGGGTAGCCGTCATGTAGACGAAAGTATGCCATCAGTAGATAATCAGAATATAATAAATAGTGGTGATGAAACGATATCGGACGATTCCTCCAATGTTAATTTTGATGACGAAGATATTCCGTTTTAG
- the dnaB gene encoding replicative DNA helicase: MHVSCDEQVSSIKIPPYSLEAEQSVLGGLMLDNTRWEYISGQVDSDDFFNYAHRIIFNEMKRLLEISKPVDLITLSESLEIQGKLELVGGFAYLAELSKNIPSVSNVVAYAEIVRERSVIRAMIAIANKIADAGYNPQGRSSDELLDLAESLVFQISHSKSTYNSKPKGIDHILENTVAHIERVCNRSKYGVTGVSSGYKDLDKKTDGLQKSDLIIIAARPSMGKTAFAMNLCEHAAMTEKKPVLIFSLEMPGDQIMIRMLASLSRVDQVRIRTGRLNHEDRERITSVMALLLEKRNIYIDDSSCLTPTEVRGRARRLFREHDGLSLIMIDYLQLMRVPSLSNNRTLEISEISRSLKALAKELKVPVIAISQLNRGLEQRTDKHPVNSDLRESGAIEQDADLILFIYRDEVYHENSDMKGVAEIIVGKQRNGPIGTIRLIFNGQWSRFDNYVKPGQY, encoded by the coding sequence ATGCATGTTTCTTGTGATGAACAAGTAAGTAGTATAAAAATACCACCGTATTCATTAGAAGCTGAACAATCAGTATTGGGTGGTTTAATGCTGGATAATACTCGGTGGGAGTATATATCAGGACAAGTTGATTCTGATGATTTTTTTAATTATGCTCATAGAATAATTTTTAATGAAATGAAACGTTTGTTAGAAATAAGTAAACCTGTTGATTTAATAACACTATCAGAATCTCTTGAAATTCAAGGAAAATTGGAATTGGTAGGGGGATTTGCGTATTTAGCAGAATTGTCAAAAAATATTCCTAGTGTTTCTAATGTAGTTGCATATGCCGAGATAGTACGTGAACGTTCAGTAATACGTGCAATGATTGCTATAGCAAATAAAATTGCTGATGCTGGGTATAACCCTCAAGGTCGCAGCAGTGATGAACTATTAGATTTAGCTGAATCTCTTGTTTTTCAAATTTCACATAGTAAAAGTACTTACAATTCTAAACCAAAAGGAATAGATCATATTTTAGAGAACACAGTTGCTCACATTGAGCGGGTATGCAATAGATCAAAATATGGTGTTACGGGTGTGTCTAGTGGGTATAAAGATCTTGATAAAAAAACTGATGGTTTGCAAAAATCTGATCTTATTATTATTGCTGCGCGTCCTTCTATGGGAAAAACTGCTTTTGCTATGAATTTATGCGAACATGCTGCAATGACTGAAAAAAAACCAGTATTGATATTTAGTTTAGAAATGCCTGGTGATCAAATTATGATACGTATGTTGGCTTCATTGTCTCGGGTAGATCAGGTACGTATTCGTACGGGACGGTTGAATCATGAAGATCGAGAAAGAATTACCAGTGTAATGGCACTTCTTTTAGAAAAACGCAATATATATATCGATGATTCTTCATGTTTAACGCCTACTGAGGTTCGTGGGCGTGCCCGTAGGTTGTTCCGTGAACATGATGGTTTAAGTTTAATCATGATTGATTATTTACAATTAATGAGAGTTCCTTCTTTGTCCAATAATCGTACTTTAGAAATTTCTGAAATTTCTCGATCATTAAAGGCTTTAGCCAAAGAATTAAAAGTACCGGTTATAGCAATTTCTCAGTTAAATAGAGGATTAGAGCAACGTACAGATAAGCATCCTGTTAATTCAGATTTACGCGAATCTGGAGCAATTGAACAGGATGCTGATCTTATTTTATTTATTTATCGTGATGAAGTCTATCATGAAAATAGTGATATGAAAGGTGTTGCTGAAATTATTGTGGGGAAACAACGCAATGGTCCCATTGGTACTATACGTTTAATTTTTAATGGACAATGGTCTCGATTTGATAATTATGTCAAACCTGGTCAATATTGA
- the zur gene encoding zinc uptake transcriptional repressor Zur, with the protein MNTNIQKMLTQIKKICEQRCVRLTPQRLAVLQLISQCNGAISAYDLLHLLRQSSLPNAKPSTIYRSLNFLLEQRFIHRIESTNTFVLCHYLFELSHNFAFFICSNCKQVTEQTTKDIEEILKNMAKITGFIMFNNIIEAHGLCPKCINIK; encoded by the coding sequence ATGAATACTAATATCCAAAAAATGTTAACTCAAATTAAAAAAATATGCGAACAACGTTGTGTACGTTTAACCCCGCAACGCTTAGCGGTGCTACAATTAATATCTCAATGTAACGGAGCTATAAGCGCTTATGACTTACTACACTTGCTAAGACAATCTTCATTACCTAATGCAAAACCTTCCACCATCTACCGTTCCTTAAACTTTTTATTAGAACAAAGATTTATTCATCGTATTGAATCTACCAACACTTTTGTACTATGTCATTATCTTTTTGAGTTATCACATAACTTTGCTTTTTTTATTTGTAGCAATTGCAAACAAGTCACCGAACAAACAACAAAAGATATCGAAGAAATTTTAAAAAATATGGCTAAAATTACAGGATTTATTATGTTTAATAACATTATTGAAGCGCATGGACTATGTCCAAAATGTATTAATATTAAATAA
- the ubiA gene encoding 4-hydroxybenzoate octaprenyltransferase: protein MSNRLFFIKKCYNLAQLMRFNQPIGFFLLLWPTLWGLWLSNRGIPDNIILIVFVVGVLCMRSAGCIINDYVDCDIDGCVERTKTRPLPSGMIKKKEALVMLAILLCIALILVLRFNLITVFLSLIALILSGVYPYLKRYTYLPQVMLGILFSWPILMAFTSIDHPVDSTAWLLFLMNTLWVIVYDTQYALVDREDDICIGIKSFAVLLGNMDKFIIGIFQLFIVLILGIIGWKERFVAVFYFFSLFGVIILFVWQQILINKKRKIRFFQAFLSNNYIGMLVFIGIVLSM from the coding sequence ATGTCAAACAGGCTTTTTTTTATCAAAAAGTGTTACAACTTAGCACAGTTGATGCGTTTTAATCAACCTATTGGATTTTTTCTATTACTGTGGCCCACTTTATGGGGTTTATGGCTATCGAATAGAGGCATACCCGATAATATTATTTTGATAGTTTTCGTTGTTGGTGTATTATGTATGCGTTCTGCAGGTTGTATCATAAATGATTATGTTGATTGTGATATTGATGGTTGTGTTGAGAGAACTAAGACGCGTCCTTTACCATCTGGAATGATTAAAAAAAAAGAAGCATTGGTGATGTTAGCGATACTTTTGTGTATTGCGTTAATATTAGTTTTACGTTTTAATTTAATCACTGTTTTTTTATCTTTAATAGCGCTTATATTATCTGGAGTATATCCTTATCTTAAAAGATATACTTATTTACCACAAGTAATGTTAGGAATATTATTTAGCTGGCCTATTTTAATGGCGTTCACTTCCATTGATCATCCTGTAGATAGTACAGCTTGGTTATTATTTTTGATGAATACTTTATGGGTAATAGTATATGATACACAATATGCTCTGGTAGATCGTGAAGATGACATATGTATTGGTATAAAGTCATTTGCTGTATTACTTGGAAACATGGACAAATTTATCATCGGAATATTTCAGTTATTTATTGTATTAATATTGGGAATTATTGGTTGGAAGGAGCGATTTGTTGCAGTGTTTTACTTTTTTTCGTTATTTGGAGTGATCATATTATTTGTGTGGCAACAAATATTAATTAATAAGAAAAGAAAAATACGATTCTTTCAGGCTTTTTTAAGCAATAATTATATAGGTATGTTAGTTTTCATAGGTATAGTATTGAGTATGTAG